The Fusarium poae strain DAOMC 252244 chromosome 2, whole genome shotgun sequence nucleotide sequence TTATCTTTGAATTCTGGAACAGATagaccaagcccaagtccTTTAGGAACGGATCAAGTGCCGATAGGACATCCGCAGTGCCATCTGCTGAATTTCCTTCAACGATACTTATTGCACATCTAGAAACGCCCAAGAATTGTGCTACTTCAACGATGCTTCCCAGTAGCCGTGGAAGGATGTCCTTGCAGTTGCGTAAGTTGAGagcaaagaaaaaggatATTTTGGGCTCTTGCTCATTCCTCTGTTGCAGCGAACGGTAACGCTGAGAGTTCAGAACAGGACATTTTAGTCTTGGTAGGACGGTAGCTGTTGGATTGAGAATGGCTGAGATGTAGGGAGAGATGCGATCTGCTGAAAGTATAGTACCTGCGTAGCATAAGTATGGTCCTCTTGAGAGGGAGAAAGTGACAAATACCGTTTGAAATGGTTGGAGGAGATGATACAGTTGGACTCGGTGAAGGTGATGAAATGGCTGGCTGCACATATATTTCTGTACTCGTTgtcttggccttggtctCGAGAGATGTTGGACTGATGCTTGCTTGCGCCTCATTGTGCCCGATACTTACGGGATTATACGACGGCCAAGTCAAGCTCCCGCGCCCAAGATACAAACTTGTGACGACAAGTAAGAAACAAAGCAGTGCCAGCAACGGCGCTATAGTTTTTCGAAACATGAGCAACttgtaaattaaaaagtttatgaagaaggaagaaagaaaaggccaGAAAAGTGACCAGGGAATCGCAATGAATGTCAGTCAACCAACAGCCAGTCTCCGCAAATGGGAGCAGGGGTTGATATATTTGGAAATTAAGCGCCCTCTACTTGCGTGTAGAGACAGACTTCCCGAATTATACATGAACATCTACAAAGCTGATTGTAGTAAACTTATGAtgatattttatttaatgaTCATAACAAAGCtttaggttatttattttGTTCATGTCTTGATTTCTAAATGAAATCTGGATACAGTTTACTTTTACAGGGGTGAGTCTCCATGCTGAGCTATGCAACCAACTCTCAGTGTCACATCACCCCGGAACCAACAGGTGGAGGAGGCGGGTGGAAAGGAGCATTCTCTACATGGAGACATTGTTTGGCGAGTATAGACCAAAAGGAGGCATTAATATGAGATCCCGACTTGTCACAGAGTTACACTTGTGCGACAGCAAAAGCACAACTGACGAAAAGGACCGAGGACCATCGATGATGTTCAAAAAAAATAACACATCGTAGAATAATCAGACAATCAGCTCAAGGAAATAGAAAGTGTTCAAACAGGGAACGGCCCAATCATGTTCTCAATAGATGCGCCGACCCGAGTTGTCGGTACTCACCATAACACCCATGTAAACGCACAGCGGTAGAGATATAACGCTGAGCTTTCGCACTGATCCTCTTGTAAAGACGTGCGATTCTAACCCCTTTAATGTTTTTGTCTTGACTGTTCTTTCATCGGTGAACGATTCTTCTACATCATGAGGCGGCTTCAACTCTCTTGTTTACTCGTCTTTGCACAGACATTTACATCACTCGGCTATGTACTCAATACGGCGATCCCATCAATGACCAGAGCTACTTTTGAGCAGTCGAGTATTCAACTTGGACCACGAGCCATCAGCACCGAGTTGTCAACATGCGGTTATCTAAACGGCGATCCAGACAAAGAGAGAACTGCTGACTCTGGATTTAACTGTCGTGTTGATACAAGGCATGGTCTATGGGGATTCTGCCCAACAACCGTACTGACCGCTTCAGATTGCGGACTGGCTGGGCACTGCATCGATCGAGGCTCATGTTCGACTGGCTGTGGTATAGCTGATGAAGGTCTGACTACGTTTACCTGGTATGTTGGTTGACAGAACTCTTTCTTCCCCATCAGAGCTAACTCAATGATAGTGGGAAGGGATCGTTCTGTTCTACAGCGATTCTAACGTTCGGGATAGACCAAGAATATATGTACCTTGCCTGCAATAAGTATGCTACAGTTGAGCATTATCTAGTTACCCCAGTACTTGCAgtaacaacagcaacaacaaaaacgGAACAAACATCGCAAGAGCCAACTTCAACTACGGTTTCGAGCGATGAGTCTTCAACTACTATCGAATTAGCCGAACAGACATCTACTCAAACGACTAGCAGTTCCTCAGGAGAGAAATCTTTGGAACTTGGCCCTGTTATCGGGGGTGCGGTCGGCGGGTTGATTATCATATGTGCGACGGTTATTGGAGGGATCTATCTTCTTCGACGAAATCGCAGGAGGGAAGACAAAGAGGATTTTCCAAAGGCGGACTCTGCAAAGACATTTTGggcgaagaatggagacaaTGTACCCCAAGAGTTACAAAGTGGTTGGATTCTTGCAGAGATGCCGGCAGAACAGAAAGCTCGAGGTCCAGTCGAGTTGGCTGCTTGAATAAGAGGTAATGATGA carries:
- a CDS encoding hypothetical protein (TransMembrane:1 (o185-210i)), producing the protein MTRATFEQSSIQLGPRAISTELSTCGYLNGDPDKERTADSGFNCRVDTRHGLWGFCPTTVLTASDCGLAGHCIDRGSCSTGCGIADEGLTTFTCGKGSFCSTAILTFGIDQEYMYLACNKYATVEHYLVTPVLAVTTATTKTEQTSQEPTSTTVSSDESSTTIELAEQTSTQTTSSSSGEKSLELGPVIGGAVGGLIIICATVIGGIYLLRRNRRREDKEDFPKADSAKTFWAKNGDNVPQELQSGWILAEMPAEQKARGPVELAA